One genomic window of Nicotiana sylvestris chromosome 10, ASM39365v2, whole genome shotgun sequence includes the following:
- the LOC104214300 gene encoding protein TOO MANY MOUTHS, translating into MAFFLSIQATLLLSLSFFPLGWSFTVIMSDSGAPSALVDAPQTGFSMNNNRAQTDPHEQEAVYDIMRATGNDWATDIPDVCRGRWHGIECMPDNDNVYHVVSLSFGALSDDTAFPTCDSTHSFISHSVTKLPHLRTLFFYRCFSNNPQPIPAFLAQLGPTLQTLVLRENGFTGPIPNELGNLTSLRVLDLHKNNLNGSIPVSLGRITGLKSLDLSDNKLTGSIPSLTFSQLNVLDLNQNHLVGSIPSTLMKCHSLIKLDLSRNRLSGLIPDSIDNLNDLILMDLSYNSLIGQFPVSLKKLNFLQTLVLNGNPIDSATLPDNMFDGFRDLMILGLSNMNLQGPIPKSLGRLPKIRVLQLDGNQFNGSIPLSFGNLNSLSELRLNNNMLSGPIPFKRDMVWRMRRKMKLSNNEGLCYNKENGLGDDLETLLDSGIGHCGDSKTEPTKIVEHISTLNRGSIATSNSDSTVTLNKLQLLSGSLIQSTTLILFAVHLL; encoded by the coding sequence ATGGCCTTTTTTCTCTCAATACAAGCAACTTTACTACTATCTCTTTCCTTCTTTCCACTAGGCTGGTCATTCACTGTTATAATGTCCGATTCTGGTGCGCCTTCAGCTCTGGTTGATGCACCACAAACTGGCTTCTCTATGAATAATAACCGTGCACAAACCGATCCCCATGAGCAAGAAGCTGTTTACGACATTATGAGGGCCACGGGGAACGACTGGGCCACCGATATCCCTGACGTTTGTCGTGGCCGATGGCACGGAATCGAGTGTATGCCGGACAACGACAACGTCTACCATGTTGTGTCACTTTCTTTTGGAGCATTGTCCGATGATACAGCATTTCCTACTTGTGATTCAACTCATTCTTTCATTTCACACTCTGTTACAAAACTTCCACATCTTCGGACTTTATTCTTCTATCGTTGCTTTAGTAACAACCCTCAGCCCATTCCAGCATTTCTGGCCCAATTAGGGCCCACTTTGCAGACACTGGTTTTAAGAGAAAATGGGTTCACTGGGCCCATTCCAAATGAGTTGGGTAACTTAACCAGTTTGAGAGTCCTCGATCTTCATAAAAACAATCTCAACGGTTCAATACCGGTTTCTTTAGGCCGGATTACCGGTTTGAAGTCGTTAGATTTGAGTGATAACAAACTAACCGGTTCAATCCCGAGTTTGACTTTTTCTCAGTTGAATGTGCTAGATCTTAACCAAAATCACCTTGTGGGTTCAATTCCATCCACACTCATGAAGTGCCATTCTCTTATAAAGCTAGACTTGAGTCGTAATCGCCTCTCAGGCTTAATACCTGACTCTATCGACAACTTAAACGACCTCATCCTCATGGATTTGAGCTACAACAGTTTAATAGGTCAATTTCCAGTCTCGCTCAAGAAATTGAATTTTCTCCAAACCTTAGTCCTCAACGGCAATCCAATAGACTCTGCTACTCTACCAGATAACATGTTTGATGGTTTTAGGGACTTGATGATTTTAGGGTTATCGAATATGAATCTTCAAGGTCCAATACCGAAATCTCTAGGCCGGTTGCCTAAAATTCGAGTCCTTCAGCTTGATGGGAATCAATTTAATGGCTCAATCCCATTAAGTTTTGGTAATTTAAATAGCCTAAGTGAGCTCAGGCTAAACAACAACATGTTAAGTGGACCTATCCCATTTAAGAGAGATATGGTTTGGAGAATGAGAAGGAAAATGAAACTTTCTAATAATGAAGGGCTTTGCTATAACAAAGAGAATGGTCTTGGAGATGATTTAGAGACGTTGTTGGATTCAGGGATTGGACATTGTGGAGATTCCAAAACAGAACCAACAAAAATAGTGGAACATATTTCAACACTTAATAGAGGAAGTATTGCAACATCAAATAGTGATTCAACTGTTACATTGAACAAATTACAACTTCTCTCTGGGAGCTTGATTCAGTCGACAACCTTAATTTTGTTTGCAGTCCATTTATTATGA